Proteins from one Telopea speciosissima isolate NSW1024214 ecotype Mountain lineage chromosome 1, Tspe_v1, whole genome shotgun sequence genomic window:
- the LOC122662187 gene encoding (S)-8-oxocitronellyl enol synthase CYC2-like, producing the protein MGAHSRTYRVLSPSPPLKNRDNEEEQGKGFIYRRHAKRSLHSHKTKTFLAALILMAIQDKKTAEALALNVALIFGVTGIVGKELARTLATRVGWKVYGIARKADELQIPSSNYQFISCDLLDPIQTTEKVSLLEDVTHVYWITWASQYPLDSPECCEQNKAMMSNTLNAILPKAKALKHVSLQTGGKHYLSLTSPFNSKPILYYEDSPRVDQGHNFYYILEDLLMEKLEGKVAWSVHRPGLLIGISDRTYYNFIGGLCVYASICKYLNIPFLFGGSKECWEEVYIDGADARLVAEQHIWASTNENVSSTKGQAFNVTNGPSFTWKEIWPAIGNKFGVKLIKEEMFSPDLRFLEFMADKGSIWEEIVKKEGLRQTKMEDLANWPFMDILFRCSHKMLLSSDKANKLGFTMTYQTLESILYWIDCMREERFIPAQSQS; encoded by the exons ATGGGGGCACACTCCCGTACGTACAGAGTCCTTTCCCCTTCACCACCACTGAAGAATAGAgacaatgaagaagaacaaggaaagGGTTTCATATATAGAAGGCATGCAAAGAGGTCATTgcat TCTCATAAAACCAAAACATTTTTGGCTGCTTTGATTTTGATGGCAATCCAAGATAAAAAAACTGCAGAAGCCTTAGCTCTCAATGTTGCTCTCATCTTTGGTGTAACTGGGATTGTTGGTAAGGAGCTTGCAAGGACCTTAGCAACTAGAGTTGGATGGAAGGTGTATGGCATAGCTCGTAAAGCTGATGAACTCCAAATTCCAAGTTCTAACTATCAGTTCATCTCATGTGACCTCTTAGACCCTATTCAAACTACAGAGAAGGTCTCTTTGCTTGAAGATGTAACTCATGTGTATTGGATCACTTGGGCAAGCCAATACCCATTGGACTCCCCTGAGTGTTGTGAACAGAACAAAGCAATGATGTCCAATACTTTGAATGCTATTCTCCCTAAAGCCAAAGCATTGAAACATGTCTCTCTTCAAACTGGAGGTAAGCATTATCTCTCTCTTACTAGCCCTTTTAATAGTAAACCAATTCTTTACTATGAAGATAGCCCAAGAGTTGATCAAGGTCACAACTTCTACTACATACTTGAGGATTTGCTCATGGAGAAACTAGAAGGGAAGGTGGCTTGGTCAGTTCATAGACCAGGATTGCTTATTGGGATTTCTGATAGAACTTATTATAACTTCATAGGTGGGCTTTGTGTCTATGCTTCAATTTGTAAATATCTTAACATTCCCTTCTTATTTGGAGGTTCAAAAGAGTGTTGGGAAGAAGTTTATATTGATGGTGCAGATGCAAGACTTGTTGCTGAACAACATATTTGGGcatcaacaaatgaaaatgTCTCATCTACCAAAGGTCAAgcatttaatgtcacaaatgGTCCAAGCTTCACTTGGAAGGAAATCTGGCCTGCAATTGGAAACAAATTTGGAGTGAAATTGATAAAAGAAGAAATGTTTTCACCAGATTTACGATTTTTGGAATTCATGGCTGATAAAGGAAGTATATGGGAAGAGATTGTGAAGAAGGAAGGTCTGAGACAAACCAAGATGGAAGATTTAGCTAATTGGCCTTTCATGGATATCTTATTCAGATGTTCACACAAGATGTTGTTGTCATCAGACAAGGCTAATAAGCTTGGTTTCACGATGACTTATCAAACCCTTGAATCCATATTGTATTGGATTGATTgcatgagagaagagagatttaTTCCTGCTCAGAGTCAGAGCTAG